A single Nicotiana tabacum cultivar K326 chromosome 5, ASM71507v2, whole genome shotgun sequence DNA region contains:
- the LOC107820179 gene encoding glycine cleavage system H protein, mitochondrial encodes MALRMWASSTANALRVSTASRANLSPAYSLSRCFSTVLDGLKYASSHEWVKHEGSVATVGITDHAQDHLGEVVFVDLPETGAAVSQGSSFGAVESVKATSDINCPISGEIVEVNTKLTETPGLVNSSPYEDGWMIKVKPSNPSELESLMGSKEYTKFCEEEDSH; translated from the exons ATGGCTTTGAGAATGTGGGCTTCTTCAACAGCCAATGCATTGAGAGTTTCCACTGCCTCAAGAGCTAATCTTTCCCCTGCTTATTCACTCTCTAGATGCTTTTCGACTG TTCTTGATGGGTTGAAGTATGCATCTTCACATGAATGGGTGAAGCATGAGGGCTCAGTGGCAACAGTTGGAATCACTGATCATGCTCAG GATCATCTTGGAGAAGTAGTGTTTGTGGATCTACCAGAAACTGGTGCTGCTGTTTCACAAGGAAGCAGTTTTGGTGCTGTTGAAAGTGTGAAAGCTACCAGTGACATTAACTGTCCAATCTCGGGCGAGATCGTTGAGGTCAACACAAAGCTCACTGAAACACCTGGTTTG GTTAACTCGAGCCCATATGAAGACGGGTGGATGATTAAGGTGAAGCCGAGCAATCCATCCGAGCTAGAATCTTTGATGGGGTCCAAAGAGTACACAAAATTCTGTGAAGAAGAGGATAGTCATTAA
- the LOC107820170 gene encoding uncharacterized protein LOC107820170 has translation MGEIERDFSNKTEDKKTVEIFLKIIGPSPPCRLNVPSSIKVHELRKMIAGNRHMPIENLRLVLRGHVLHDNENGDDVAIQLNNGDSLIVAVKPKPPPKHFRDEFEDDDDDELRFQLPPSTSRWKRKLFYILRDKLKFPDMLLMVIFSITPKIWLIIMTWFILASIARRYEVAPLFLLATGFGLIFYNLGHRKQGELSAYSVFNEDFRELPGTLNADHIDRDIRAGRF, from the exons ATGGGTGAAATTGAGCGAGATTTCAGCAACAAAACGGAGGATAAGAAGACGGTAGAAATCTTTCTGAAAATCATCGGTCCTTCTCCGCCTTGTCGCCTTAATGTCCCTTCTTCTATCAAG GTACATGAATTGAGAAAGATGATTGCTGGGAATCGACATATGCCTATTGAAAATTTAAGACTGGTATTGCGAGGACATGTATTGCATGATAATGAaaatggagatgatgtagcaatcCAACTCAACAACGGAG ATTCTCTGATAGTTGCTGTCAAACCGAAGCCACCCCCTAAACATTTTCGGGATGAATTTGaggatgacgatgatgatgaacTG AGGTTTCAGTTACCTCCATCAACTAGTAGGTGGAAGAGGAAGCTGTTTTATATACTACGTGATAAACTGAAATTTCCAG ATATGCTTTTGATGGTAATTTTCTCCATCACTCCAAAGATTTGGCTTATTATCATGACTTGGTTTATTCTGGCCTCTATTGCGCGAAGATATGAAGTTGCACCTTTATTT TTACTGGCGACTGGGTTTGGCCTCATTTTTTATAATCTTGGACACAGGAAGCAGGGAGAACTTAG TGCGTATTCTGTATTCAATGAAGATTTTCGAGAACTTCCAGGAACCCTTAATGCAGATCACATTGACAGAGATATTCGGGCAGGCCGATTTTGA